From a region of the Acinetobacter larvae genome:
- the pstC gene encoding phosphate ABC transporter permease subunit PstC, which translates to MNLLLIGVLLALIAIAYQIGLRKSRSIAGKGKNSAILHSRPGYYGALVALWCGIPALLILIVWNLVEPNILKQMVLNNFPASVVSSLDQTGLQVAVERVKAIASGFGVSDQAQAYEVAAAAELKKYQTIGLFAKVAVVICAALAGLVWAKNRISQQYRARNQVEKVTNIALALCSGVAILTTIGIVMSMFSEAMRFFQFVSPLDFFFGTEWNPGFSTTGSAEGSYGLLPLLWGTLMVSIIALVVAVPVGLMIAIYLAEYASPRLRAWAKPTIEILAGIPTIVYGVFALMIMGPVFKELGQLVGLNINATSALTAGFVMGIMIIPFVSSLSDDIITQVPRSLRDGSLGLGATKSETIRRVVMPAALPGIIGAFLLAASRAIGETMIVVLAAGNSPLLHVNPLEAVSTVTITIVNQLTGDTDFASPQALVAFALGLTLFVITLGLNIVALYIVRKYREQYE; encoded by the coding sequence ATGAATCTGCTACTTATTGGTGTGTTGCTGGCATTGATCGCAATCGCATATCAAATTGGGCTTCGTAAAAGTCGAAGTATCGCGGGGAAAGGGAAGAACTCAGCAATTTTACATTCGCGCCCGGGTTATTATGGTGCCTTGGTTGCCTTATGGTGCGGTATCCCAGCATTACTCATTCTGATCGTTTGGAATTTGGTTGAACCGAATATCTTAAAACAAATGGTCCTCAACAATTTTCCAGCATCTGTGGTGAGCTCATTAGACCAAACTGGTTTACAGGTCGCGGTTGAGCGTGTAAAAGCAATCGCCTCTGGTTTTGGTGTCAGTGATCAAGCACAAGCCTATGAAGTGGCTGCGGCAGCGGAGTTGAAGAAATATCAAACCATTGGTTTGTTTGCCAAAGTTGCTGTGGTGATCTGCGCTGCATTGGCTGGGCTGGTTTGGGCGAAAAATCGTATTAGTCAACAATATCGTGCGCGTAATCAAGTGGAGAAAGTCACCAATATTGCCTTGGCGCTGTGTTCTGGTGTCGCGATTTTGACCACAATCGGTATTGTCATGTCGATGTTCAGTGAAGCAATGCGCTTTTTCCAATTTGTAAGTCCATTGGATTTCTTCTTTGGTACCGAATGGAACCCTGGCTTTAGTACAACGGGAAGTGCTGAAGGCAGTTATGGGTTATTACCATTACTGTGGGGTACCTTGATGGTCAGTATCATCGCATTGGTGGTTGCTGTACCAGTAGGCTTAATGATTGCAATCTATTTAGCAGAATATGCTTCGCCACGGTTACGGGCTTGGGCAAAACCAACCATCGAAATTTTGGCAGGTATTCCAACCATTGTATACGGTGTGTTTGCACTCATGATTATGGGACCGGTATTTAAAGAGCTGGGGCAGTTGGTTGGTTTAAATATCAATGCCACCAGTGCTTTAACTGCTGGTTTTGTCATGGGGATTATGATTATTCCATTTGTTTCTTCTTTATCTGACGACATTATTACACAAGTTCCACGTTCATTACGTGATGGCTCTTTGGGTTTAGGTGCAACCAAATCTGAAACGATTCGCCGTGTGGTGATGCCAGCAGCTTTGCCCGGTATTATTGGTGCCTTTTTATTGGCTGCATCACGTGCTATTGGCGAGACGATGATTGTGGTACTGGCAGCAGGCAATAGCCCACTGCTACATGTCAATCCATTAGAAGCTGTATCAACAGTCACCATTACGATTGTTAACCAGTTAACAGGTGATACTGACTTTGCCAGCCCACAAGCACTGGTGGCCTTTGCCTTGGGCTTGACTTTATTTGTGATCACTTTAGGACTCAATATCGTGGCACTTTATATTGTCCGTAAATATCGAGAGCAATACGAATGA
- a CDS encoding substrate-binding domain-containing protein, translating into MRLNHIAMALFVSGAAAATAAQAARETIQIAGSSTVLPYASIVAEEFGNTFPQFKAPVVGSGGSSAGLKQFCTGVGDNTIDIANASRKIKDTEIAACKKAGVNNILEIKIGYDGIVFASNANKAAYKLKPYHVFAALAAELPSGGKMVANPYTRWNQIDPSLPNEPITLVIPASNHGTREVFQEKMIDSGCEAYAYIKKLDKDAQKKACTTFRKDGRVIEIAGDYTETLARLKTSPSAVGVFGLGFYDQNRDKLRVATVNNVAPSEQTILNGSYPVSRPLFFYVKGEHLKSIKGLNEFTEFFLNKKISGKGSKLEKAGLISMSDAERAKVLAAFKAGQGVK; encoded by the coding sequence ATGCGCTTAAACCATATTGCCATGGCTTTATTTGTTTCTGGGGCAGCAGCAGCTACAGCAGCACAGGCAGCACGCGAAACCATACAAATCGCTGGTTCTTCAACCGTATTGCCTTATGCCAGTATTGTGGCTGAAGAGTTTGGCAATACTTTTCCTCAATTTAAAGCGCCTGTGGTGGGTTCAGGTGGTAGTTCGGCGGGCTTAAAACAATTTTGTACGGGTGTGGGTGACAATACCATTGATATCGCCAATGCTTCGCGCAAAATCAAAGATACTGAAATCGCGGCATGTAAAAAAGCAGGCGTGAATAATATTTTAGAAATTAAAATTGGTTATGACGGTATTGTTTTTGCTTCAAATGCCAATAAAGCAGCATATAAACTTAAACCGTATCATGTATTTGCAGCATTAGCCGCAGAATTACCTTCGGGTGGTAAAATGGTTGCCAACCCATATACACGTTGGAATCAAATCGATCCATCGCTACCGAATGAACCAATTACCTTGGTCATTCCGGCATCTAACCACGGAACACGTGAAGTCTTCCAAGAAAAAATGATTGATAGTGGCTGTGAAGCTTATGCATATATCAAAAAACTAGACAAAGATGCACAGAAAAAAGCCTGCACAACTTTCCGTAAAGATGGTCGTGTGATCGAAATTGCTGGTGACTATACAGAAACGTTGGCGCGTTTAAAAACCTCGCCGAGTGCGGTTGGTGTTTTTGGTTTAGGTTTCTATGATCAAAACCGCGATAAATTACGTGTTGCAACAGTCAATAATGTTGCACCATCTGAACAAACCATTCTCAATGGTTCTTATCCTGTGTCTCGCCCATTATTCTTCTATGTAAAAGGTGAGCATTTAAAATCAATCAAAGGTTTAAATGAATTTACTGAATTCTTCCTCAATAAAAAGATTTCTGGTAAAGGCTCTAAACTTGAAAAAGCTGGTTTAATTTCTATGTCTGATGCGGAACGTGCTAAAGTTTTGGCTGCGTTTAAAGCAGGTCAAGGTGTAAAATAA
- a CDS encoding pyridoxal phosphate-dependent decarboxylase family protein, whose product MVDFAEHRKALLCNDPAAIADYQSAMQQATQAVAAWLQDDKMYAGGSIRALREAIAFQPTAQGMGLDAALARMVELFLNKSLKVHHPHSLAHLHCPTMVSSQIAEVLINATNQSMDSWDQSPAGSLMEVQLIDWLRQKVGYGAGQAGVFTSGGTQSNLMGVLLARDACIARHWQDEHGAPWSVQREGIPAEALRRVKVICSENAHFSVQKNMAMMGMGFQSVVTVPVNAQAQLDTDALAKTMAHLHAEGKIVACVVATAGTTDAGAIDPLKDVRQLCDQYGAWMHVDAAWGGALILSQKHRDMLDGLALSDSVTLDFHKHYFQTISCGAFLLKDEANYRFMHYEAEYLNSAYDEEHGVPNLVSKSLQTTRRFDALKLWLTIEALGEELYGSMIDHGVELTQQVADYIQATEGLELLLAPQFASVLFRVVPQDYPAELLDSLNQNVADELFARGEANIGVTKVGAVQSLKMTTLSPVATLDNVKALLDLVLAEAERIKTPILAGSYTPPIQ is encoded by the coding sequence ATGGTAGATTTTGCAGAACATCGCAAAGCCTTACTCTGCAATGATCCTGCCGCAATCGCTGACTATCAGTCGGCGATGCAGCAGGCAACTCAAGCCGTTGCAGCTTGGCTTCAAGATGACAAAATGTATGCTGGCGGGAGCATTCGTGCATTGCGCGAAGCAATTGCTTTTCAACCAACCGCCCAAGGCATGGGCTTAGACGCTGCCTTGGCGCGCATGGTTGAGTTATTCCTCAATAAAAGTTTAAAAGTACATCATCCACATTCTTTAGCACATTTACATTGCCCAACCATGGTCAGCAGTCAAATTGCTGAAGTATTGATAAACGCCACCAACCAATCAATGGACTCATGGGATCAAAGCCCAGCAGGTTCCTTGATGGAAGTTCAGCTGATCGATTGGCTGCGTCAAAAAGTTGGTTATGGCGCTGGTCAGGCTGGCGTATTTACCTCAGGCGGTACACAATCCAACCTGATGGGAGTGTTGTTGGCACGTGATGCCTGCATCGCCCGCCATTGGCAAGACGAACATGGCGCACCTTGGTCCGTGCAACGCGAAGGCATACCGGCTGAAGCTTTGCGCCGTGTAAAAGTGATTTGCTCTGAAAATGCACATTTTTCGGTACAGAAAAATATGGCAATGATGGGCATGGGCTTTCAGTCTGTAGTCACTGTGCCTGTCAATGCACAAGCACAACTCGACACAGATGCTTTGGCAAAAACCATGGCACATTTACATGCTGAAGGTAAAATTGTGGCGTGTGTGGTGGCAACCGCTGGAACCACCGATGCCGGTGCAATAGATCCTTTAAAAGACGTGCGTCAGCTCTGTGATCAGTATGGCGCATGGATGCATGTCGACGCAGCGTGGGGCGGTGCTTTAATTCTGTCACAGAAACACCGTGATATGCTGGATGGTCTGGCTTTGTCTGACTCGGTAACTTTGGACTTCCATAAGCATTATTTCCAAACCATCTCTTGTGGTGCATTTTTATTGAAAGATGAGGCGAACTATCGCTTTATGCACTATGAAGCGGAGTATTTAAACTCAGCCTATGATGAAGAACATGGTGTTCCCAACTTGGTGTCGAAGTCTTTACAAACCACACGCCGTTTTGATGCCTTAAAATTATGGTTAACCATTGAAGCCTTAGGTGAAGAACTCTATGGGTCCATGATTGATCATGGTGTGGAATTGACGCAACAAGTTGCAGATTATATTCAAGCGACTGAAGGTCTAGAGTTGTTGTTGGCACCACAGTTTGCTTCGGTATTGTTCCGTGTTGTACCACAGGATTATCCTGCTGAATTGCTCGATAGCCTAAACCAAAACGTCGCAGATGAATTATTTGCACGTGGTGAAGCCAATATTGGTGTGACCAAAGTGGGGGCGGTACAGTCATTGAAAATGACCACACTGAGCCCAGTGGCAACATTGGACAATGTTAAAGCGTTATTGGACTTGGTTCTTGCTGAAGCAGAGCGGATTAAAACACCGATCTTAGCAGGCAGTTATACGCCACCCATTCAATAA
- a CDS encoding diaminobutyrate--2-oxoglutarate transaminase, with product MSVSSVNSATLSSNEYYLTRQSQMESNVRSYPRKLPLAIATAKGCWVTDVEGTQYLDCLAGAGTLALGHNHPAVIQSIQDTLTSGVPLHTLDLTTPLKDAFTEALLAYLPGGQQQYCLQFCGPSGADATEAAIKLAKTYTGRSSVISFSGGYHGMTHGSLAMTGNLSAKNAVNNLMPGVQFMPYPHPYRCPLGLGGEAGVDALTYYFEQFIEDVESGVTKPAAVILEAIQGEGGVVVAPEKWLRKIREVTEKHNIVLILDEVQAGFSRSGKMFAFEYAGIEPDVVVMSKAVGGSLPLAVLGIKRKFDAWQPAGHTGTFRGNQLAMGTGLATLKVIKEQKLAENAQQRGDYLQAELSKLAEQYPCIGHVRGRGLMIGIEIVDERQAPNHIGAYPADAQLAAAIQSACFDNKLLLEKGGRNGTVIRLLCPLIITQEECVEVIARFKTAIAEALQAVRGV from the coding sequence ATGAGCGTTTCTTCTGTAAATTCTGCCACCCTTTCTTCTAACGAATATTATTTGACTCGCCAAAGTCAAATGGAATCAAATGTTCGTAGTTATCCACGTAAATTACCGTTAGCGATAGCGACAGCAAAGGGTTGCTGGGTTACCGATGTTGAAGGTACACAGTACCTCGATTGTTTGGCTGGCGCCGGTACATTAGCCTTGGGACATAATCACCCTGCGGTGATTCAAAGTATCCAAGATACCTTAACCAGTGGTGTTCCTTTACATACGCTTGATTTGACTACACCGTTAAAAGATGCGTTTACCGAGGCTTTACTCGCGTATCTTCCAGGTGGTCAACAGCAGTATTGTTTACAGTTCTGTGGTCCATCTGGTGCAGATGCCACAGAAGCCGCAATTAAATTAGCCAAGACCTATACAGGTCGTTCTTCTGTTATTAGTTTCTCAGGTGGCTATCATGGCATGACCCATGGTTCACTCGCGATGACAGGGAATTTAAGTGCCAAAAATGCGGTGAATAATTTAATGCCTGGTGTACAGTTTATGCCTTACCCACATCCTTATCGTTGCCCATTGGGTCTCGGTGGCGAAGCGGGTGTTGACGCATTAACGTATTATTTTGAACAATTTATTGAAGATGTTGAAAGTGGTGTAACCAAACCAGCCGCGGTGATTCTTGAAGCGATTCAAGGTGAAGGCGGTGTTGTGGTCGCACCGGAAAAATGGTTGCGTAAAATTCGTGAAGTGACCGAAAAACACAATATTGTGTTGATCTTAGATGAAGTACAAGCTGGTTTTTCACGTTCAGGTAAAATGTTTGCTTTTGAATATGCAGGGATTGAACCGGATGTCGTGGTGATGTCTAAAGCCGTGGGCGGCAGCTTGCCATTGGCGGTCTTGGGGATCAAACGTAAGTTTGATGCTTGGCAGCCTGCAGGTCACACTGGAACTTTCCGTGGTAACCAATTGGCCATGGGCACTGGACTTGCCACTTTAAAGGTTATTAAAGAGCAAAAGCTGGCCGAGAATGCACAACAACGTGGTGATTATTTACAAGCTGAGTTAAGCAAACTTGCTGAACAATATCCTTGTATTGGTCATGTGCGTGGTCGTGGTTTGATGATCGGGATTGAGATTGTGGATGAGCGTCAAGCGCCCAATCATATCGGGGCTTATCCAGCCGATGCACAGTTGGCTGCTGCGATTCAAAGTGCTTGTTTTGACAATAAGTTATTGTTAGAAAAAGGTGGCCGTAACGGTACTGTGATTCGTTTACTGTGCCCACTGATTATTACCCAAGAAGAATGTGTTGAAGTGATTGCACGTTTTAAAACTGCAATTGCTGAAGCATTACAGGCAGTACGGGGCGTATAA
- a CDS encoding SIMPL domain-containing protein (The SIMPL domain is named for its presence in mouse protein SIMPL (signalling molecule that associates with mouse pelle-like kinase). Bacterial member BP26, from Brucella, was shown to assemble into a channel-like structure, while YggE from E. coli has been associated with resistance to oxidative stress.), with protein sequence MNLKTFSAAILGCSSVLLGMTLCNQAIAQNVEPLQYNVVNIQAEAARQVSNDEMHATLYIEKNHKQPAELSNQINQLMNQAMTLAKKYPQVKVKTGSQNTYPIYDNDNRKLREWRGRAEVKIESTDFKAASQLINELQQNFQTQSINFSVSDAQRSKIENELMIEASKSFQQRAQMLAQAWNKAGYSLVTLNVNTNNAYYPQPRMMAAMAKFEAADAGAAQDVSAGESKITVNASGSIQLK encoded by the coding sequence ATGAATTTAAAAACATTTTCCGCAGCAATATTGGGTTGTAGTAGCGTTTTACTGGGGATGACGCTTTGCAACCAAGCCATCGCACAAAATGTTGAACCCTTACAATACAATGTGGTCAATATTCAGGCTGAAGCTGCACGCCAAGTTTCTAATGATGAAATGCATGCCACCTTATATATTGAGAAAAATCACAAACAACCAGCAGAGCTGTCCAATCAAATAAATCAGCTCATGAATCAAGCGATGACACTTGCCAAAAAATATCCGCAAGTCAAAGTCAAAACAGGTTCACAAAATACCTATCCGATATATGACAATGATAATCGTAAGTTACGTGAATGGCGTGGTCGTGCTGAAGTCAAGATTGAAAGCACCGACTTTAAAGCAGCCAGCCAGCTCATCAATGAGCTACAACAAAACTTCCAAACCCAGTCTATTAACTTTAGTGTATCGGATGCGCAGCGCAGCAAAATTGAAAATGAACTGATGATTGAGGCATCTAAAAGCTTCCAACAACGTGCGCAAATGCTGGCTCAAGCATGGAATAAAGCGGGTTATAGCCTTGTGACACTTAACGTCAATACCAACAATGCATACTATCCACAACCACGGATGATGGCAGCAATGGCAAAATTTGAAGCAGCCGATGCTGGTGCTGCACAAGATGTTTCTGCCGGTGAAAGTAAAATTACCGTAAATGCTAGCGGTAGCATCCAACTCAAATAG
- a CDS encoding fatty acid desaturase family protein has protein sequence MNMPVKNQFFKNRKNRELSQIELDALADELDQIKQQVLDDMGEKDACYIKRIYSIVRYSSFLGRACLFAGWFPPAWLLGTGLLGFSKIMENMELGHNVMHGQYDWMGDERFSGQKYEWDTVGTSDNWRHTHNFKHHTYTNIRGMDDDIGYGLVRLFPEQRWKWGYVLQPVYSIPFCLLFQWGVAIQNLEIGKVLYGKKTKQQFYQDWKPVQNKISKQVLKDYVFFPLIAGPAALPVLAGNFVANGIRNIWTFSIIFCGHFTKDVEVFPKSVLQNESRGHWYMRQIRGSSNLTGSVPFHILTGHLSYQIEHHLFPEIPSLRYREVAPKVQAVCKKYGLHYNSASLFKQYGQVLGRIMKYALPFKK, from the coding sequence ATGAATATGCCAGTCAAAAATCAGTTTTTTAAAAACCGTAAAAACCGAGAGCTAAGTCAAATTGAACTTGATGCTTTAGCAGACGAGCTAGATCAAATTAAACAGCAAGTACTTGATGATATGGGGGAAAAAGATGCCTGTTATATCAAACGAATCTATTCTATTGTGCGTTATAGTAGCTTTTTAGGTCGTGCGTGTTTATTTGCAGGCTGGTTCCCACCAGCTTGGTTATTGGGTACCGGCTTATTGGGTTTTTCCAAAATTATGGAAAATATGGAGCTTGGGCACAATGTGATGCATGGTCAGTATGATTGGATGGGCGATGAGCGTTTCTCGGGTCAGAAATATGAGTGGGATACCGTAGGTACCTCAGATAACTGGAGACATACCCATAATTTTAAGCATCATACATATACCAATATTCGCGGCATGGATGATGATATTGGTTATGGTCTGGTACGTCTTTTTCCAGAACAGCGTTGGAAATGGGGCTATGTATTGCAACCAGTTTACAGTATCCCATTTTGTTTATTATTTCAGTGGGGCGTTGCTATTCAGAACTTAGAGATTGGTAAAGTACTGTATGGGAAAAAAACCAAACAGCAATTTTATCAAGACTGGAAACCGGTCCAAAATAAAATAAGCAAGCAAGTACTGAAAGACTATGTGTTTTTCCCGTTAATTGCCGGTCCTGCTGCGCTCCCTGTATTGGCTGGAAATTTTGTTGCCAATGGTATTCGTAATATTTGGACTTTTAGTATTATCTTTTGTGGTCATTTTACCAAGGATGTTGAGGTCTTTCCAAAATCGGTTTTGCAAAATGAAAGCCGTGGTCATTGGTATATGCGCCAGATTCGGGGTTCATCTAATTTAACTGGTTCAGTGCCTTTTCATATTTTGACTGGGCACTTAAGCTATCAGATTGAGCATCATTTATTTCCCGAAATCCCATCTTTACGTTATCGTGAAGTTGCGCCCAAGGTTCAAGCCGTATGTAAAAAATATGGTCTCCATTATAATAGTGCCAGCTTATTTAAACAGTATGGTCAAGTCTTGGGTCGTATTATGAAATATGCATTGCCATTTAAGAAATAA
- a CDS encoding ferredoxin reductase — MQQATALQPYKPGWLSNILDVDTADFWLQKLNPIWSLQQAMGKIVEKNWVSKDSMCLLIKTNRHFRMGQAGQHHPIKINIQERYYQRSYSLSQLDAQHVQLTVKRVKDGLVSNWLCDRAQKGDIVLLGEPFGDMTISASPAQYVLLAAGSGITPMYSMVQALEKKQQLSQYQIDLLYWVKRPEDASYLAYFEKLAQRYAQFNFQAFYSQAEQADARLNAQHIAQFSQSQPVVYACGPSGFVQSAQQLFADNPLFKSEAFYFSRVAGDAQQKVVITLTKSKQQLTIARGESILSALEQQNIRPEHGCRMGICNKCACHKSQGVSKNLLNGAEHREADSALKLCVNSAESDISLDL; from the coding sequence ATGCAACAAGCAACCGCATTGCAGCCTTATAAGCCAGGATGGTTAAGCAATATACTTGATGTCGATACCGCGGACTTTTGGTTACAAAAGCTCAATCCCATCTGGTCATTACAACAAGCCATGGGCAAGATTGTCGAAAAAAACTGGGTTTCCAAAGACAGTATGTGTCTTCTCATCAAGACCAATCGTCATTTTAGAATGGGGCAGGCTGGTCAGCATCATCCGATTAAAATAAATATTCAGGAACGTTATTACCAACGTAGTTATAGTTTAAGCCAGCTCGATGCTCAACATGTACAACTGACGGTCAAACGGGTAAAAGATGGATTAGTCAGTAACTGGTTGTGTGATCGTGCGCAAAAAGGCGATATTGTACTATTGGGCGAACCCTTTGGTGATATGACCATTTCTGCATCGCCAGCACAGTATGTGTTATTGGCGGCGGGTAGTGGGATTACCCCGATGTATAGCATGGTACAAGCGCTGGAAAAAAAACAACAATTATCCCAATATCAGATTGATTTACTGTACTGGGTTAAACGTCCAGAAGATGCCAGTTATCTAGCTTACTTTGAAAAACTTGCACAGCGCTATGCACAGTTTAATTTTCAGGCATTTTATAGCCAAGCAGAACAAGCAGATGCACGTTTAAATGCACAGCATATCGCACAGTTTTCTCAGTCTCAGCCCGTTGTTTATGCCTGTGGTCCTTCGGGTTTTGTGCAAAGCGCACAACAGTTATTTGCCGATAACCCATTATTTAAAAGTGAAGCATTTTATTTTAGTCGTGTAGCCGGTGATGCACAGCAAAAAGTGGTGATTACTTTAACCAAGTCAAAACAACAACTCACCATTGCACGTGGCGAATCCATTTTATCTGCATTAGAACAGCAAAATATTCGTCCTGAACATGGCTGTCGTATGGGCATTTGTAATAAATGTGCTTGTCATAAAAGTCAGGGCGTCAGCAAAAATCTACTCAATGGCGCTGAACATCGTGAAGCCGATTCAGCCTTAAAACTATGTGTGAATAGCGCAGAATCCGATATCAGTCTTGATCTTTAA
- the fabR gene encoding HTH-type transcriptional repressor FabR, whose product MQQVIDQKEEIEKNQAPVRSAGRKATISKDELFQAALNLIGPEKSIAALSLREVAREAGIAPNSFYRHFRDIDQLAIELIERAGIVLRHILQSARSQASKQQSIIRSSVEVFIEQLDTDDGNLSLLLREGYTGSRSYKQAVENQLNYFEQELKDDLIRLERLQRSQLSHPELVAKAITQLVFNMGAKMIDMPAETRKEVAEQTMIMIRMILEGSRGLKDSND is encoded by the coding sequence ATGCAACAAGTGATTGATCAAAAAGAAGAAATCGAGAAAAATCAAGCACCCGTGCGCAGTGCAGGGCGCAAAGCAACGATTAGCAAAGATGAACTTTTTCAAGCTGCGTTAAACCTTATTGGCCCTGAAAAAAGTATTGCTGCGCTCAGTTTACGCGAAGTTGCACGTGAAGCAGGCATTGCTCCCAATAGCTTTTATCGGCATTTTCGTGATATTGACCAGCTGGCAATTGAGCTCATTGAACGTGCAGGGATTGTATTACGTCATATTTTACAATCTGCACGTTCACAAGCGTCGAAACAACAGAGCATTATCCGCAGTTCCGTTGAAGTGTTTATTGAACAGTTAGACACGGATGATGGTAATTTAAGTTTATTATTGCGTGAGGGCTATACAGGCTCGCGCTCTTATAAACAAGCTGTAGAAAATCAATTAAATTATTTTGAACAAGAATTAAAAGACGATTTAATCCGCTTAGAACGTCTACAGCGTAGTCAATTAAGCCACCCTGAACTGGTTGCCAAAGCAATTACCCAATTGGTCTTTAATATGGGCGCTAAAATGATAGATATGCCAGCCGAGACCCGTAAAGAAGTTGCCGAACAAACCATGATTATGATTCGAATGATTTTAGAGGGATCACGTGGTTTAAAAGACAGCAACGATTAA
- a CDS encoding transposase family protein encodes MRYKDVKKLPDDKFRRLTGISWSTFNLMMDELRVQLPVNTGKGRPPKLPLEDRLLLCLEYWREYRTLFHVGMNYGVSETSALRTTRKIEDILIKSGKFSLPKQMPDREEANWDVVVVDATEIFVQRPKKTEKMV; translated from the coding sequence ATGAGATATAAAGACGTTAAAAAGTTACCTGATGATAAGTTTCGCAGACTTACAGGCATTAGTTGGTCCACATTTAATTTAATGATGGATGAATTAAGAGTTCAATTACCAGTCAATACTGGCAAGGGTCGCCCTCCAAAATTGCCCTTAGAAGACCGTCTTCTCTTGTGTTTAGAGTATTGGCGGGAATATAGAACGCTATTCCATGTCGGCATGAATTATGGTGTTTCAGAAACCAGTGCACTCCGAACCACCCGTAAGATTGAAGATATTCTGATTAAATCAGGGAAATTTAGTCTACCCAAACAAATGCCTGATCGAGAAGAAGCTAATTGGGATGTTGTTGTCGTTGACGCAACAGAGATTTTCGTGCAACGTCCAAAAAAAACAGAAAAAATGGTATAG
- a CDS encoding transposase family protein translates to MLLSLTQQRFSCNVQKKQKKWYSGKKKRHTIKFQVSMHYMTGKILSVCCDKGRVHDFKIFNKSIKYLKFKPFFIVDKGYLGIEKLGFGCLVPFKAKRGCALDKQLKKFNKEISRRRIGIEHVFGRMKIFKILSCVYRNRRKRINLRFNLLAGIYNLEWAGDQKDGCLKND, encoded by the coding sequence ATGTTGTTGTCGTTGACGCAACAGAGATTTTCGTGCAACGTCCAAAAAAAACAGAAAAAATGGTATAGCGGCAAAAAGAAACGTCACACGATTAAATTTCAAGTTTCAATGCACTATATGACCGGTAAAATACTGAGTGTTTGTTGCGATAAAGGTAGAGTTCATGATTTTAAGATATTTAATAAAAGTATTAAATATCTTAAATTTAAACCATTTTTTATAGTTGACAAGGGCTATTTAGGTATAGAAAAACTTGGATTTGGTTGCTTGGTTCCTTTTAAGGCTAAAAGAGGGTGTGCTCTAGATAAGCAGCTGAAAAAATTCAATAAAGAAATCAGCCGTAGACGAATTGGTATTGAGCATGTTTTTGGAAGAATGAAAATCTTTAAAATCTTATCCTGTGTGTACAGAAATCGGCGAAAAAGAATAAATTTAAGATTCAATTTATTAGCAGGTATATATAACCTTGAGTGGGCGGGAGATCAAAAAGATGGCTGTTTAAAAAATGATTAA